One stretch of Kwoniella pini CBS 10737 chromosome 3, complete sequence DNA includes these proteins:
- a CDS encoding high osmolarity signaling protein SHO1 has product MFDHGFDPGYVFRHPVFLVTFIIAVPSWIIAFASQAAAEAKYSSGDGRTPVVNTLWFAIWIQLAVIIHLL; this is encoded by the exons ATGTTTGATCACGGTTTTGATCCCGGATATGTTTTCCGTCATCCTGTGTTTCTGGTCACCTTTATCATCGCTGTCCCGTCTTGGATAATTGCCTTCGCAAGTCAAGCTGCTGCTGAAGCGAAATACT CTTCCGGGGATGGACGAACTCCTGTTGTCAACACACTCTGGTTTGCTATATGGATACAGCT CGCTGTGATAATACATCTTTTGTAG
- a CDS encoding mitochondrial 37S ribosomal protein mS45, with product MPFTNSIAGPSRIPFQAAIKSCGQSVTRRHASSAAGEARVPPRKVSSNIFFADWIKSEGSQYRDPVKGQKAKWLGDKVPYSSNPTFRPPPPLSDYMQNQVYADIRRGRKVTELAEKYNISKARIEAIKKLKEIEDEFNRRSIPLQTAFLNGMEPLLGVQIPINPSTREHDAARARYIDQAHDSHPSTNAERLEEQRWDSGVGQEGSFGARTRENASEGVERTAWEFRNEEQNLEDARVLEQKEAELKKDPAHHGVVHEVLKREVMTATLFPTPVTEQAIVKKEKDAARAKDLKSKKDQVEGVTLSGIHFVDTSFTKTFGADNRGAKLREKRYRRRESKA from the exons ATGCCATTCACAAACTCCATAGCTGGTCCGTCCCGGATCCCCTTCCAAGCAGCTATCAAGTCATGTGGACAGTCTGTTACTCGAAGGCATGCCTCTTCAGCTGCTGGAGAGGCCAGAGTCCCTCCAAGGAAGGTATCCAGTAATATCTTCTTCGCCGATTGGATCAAATCCGAAGGCTCACAATATCGTGATCCTGTCAAGGGTCAAAAAGCAAAATGGCTAGGCGACAAAGTG CCTTACAGCAGTAATCCCACTTTCCgaccaccaccacctcttTCTGATTATATGCAAAATCAAGTGTATGCCGATATCCGACGAGGGCGGAAAGTCACCGAGCTCGCTGAAAAGTACAACATAAGTAAGGCCAGAATCGAAGCCATcaaaaagctgaaagaaatcgaagatgaatttaacCGAAGA TCCATACCTTTACAAACAGCTTTCCTCAACGGCATGGAACCTCTGCTCGGTGTTCAAATCCCCATCAACCCTTCCACGAGGGAGCACGATGCTGCTCGTGCTCGATACATCGATCAAGCGCATGATTCTCACCCAAGTACAAATGCCGAGCGCCTGGAAGAGCAGAGATGGGACTCAGGCGTTGGTCAAGAAGGATCATTCGGCGCTAGAACCCGTGAAAACGCTTCGGAAGGTGTTGAGCGAACTGCATGGGAGTTCAGGAATGAAGAGCAGAATCTAGAAGACGCGCGAGTCTTAGAGCAAAAGGAGGCAGAACTGAAGAAAGACCCAGCTCATCATGGTGTCGTACATGAAGTACTGAAGAGAGAAGTCATGACCGCTACCCTTTTCCCTACTCCGGTCACGGAACAAGCAATTgtgaaaaaggaaaaggacGCAGCCAGAGCTAAAGACttgaaatcaaagaagGACCAAGTGGAAGGTGTCACTCTTAGCGGTATACATTTCGTCGATACATCTTTCACCAAGACCTTTGGTGCCGATAATAGGGGTGCCAAGTTGAGGGAGAAGAGATACAGGCGCAGGGAAAGCAAGGCATAA
- a CDS encoding serine/threonine-protein phosphatase 2A activator 2 produces MTSDTSASHQPVASTSYLPPRKYILSKAHLAAFQRSRTHKEVVNFIEELNDAVVGKKLTEAGEGSERTKPIMGILDTILDIAKSTPPVDNKLSRFGNPAFKDFYDKVGEASTRLHSRIGGLPAEAIPEIEVYFQESWGNKQRVDYGSGMEFNFLCWLLCLTKLGIFTKDDYEYLVLGLFWRYIEVMRYLQSTYWLEPAGSHGVWGLDDYHFLPFLWGAGQLKDHKHLRPKAIHDPEILDAFGKDYMYLSCISFINSIKTASLRWHSPMLDDISAVKTWAKVNEGMKKMYIAEVLGKLPVMQHALFGSILPFPTPEEDPILKAALEEEGTGEVGQVDEHGHIHVKGEPGWTMDCCGIPVPSAFAAAQDGASPPIGSVAFTARSGIKPIPFD; encoded by the exons ATGACAAGCGATACGTCTGCATCACACCAACCCGTTGCATCGACGTCATATCTACCTCCAAGAAAATATATCCTTTCGAAAGCTCACTTGGCAGCGTTTCAACGTTCTAGAACCCATAAAGAGGTTGTCAATTttatagaagaattaaacGATGCGGTCGTAGGAAAGAAATTGACAGAAGCAGGCGAAGGCTCGGAG CGCACCAAACCTATAATGGGTATATTGGACACTATACTTGATATAGCGAAATCTACGCCTCCAGTCGATaacaaattatcaagatttGGAAATCCAGCTTTCAAAGATTTCTATGATAAAGTAGGAGAG GCTTCAACACGATTGCATTCTCGCATCGGCGGATTACCTGCAGAAGCTATCCCGGAGATAGAGGTGTACTTCCAAGAGTCATGGGGAAATAAGCAAAGGGTGGATTATGGCAGCGGAATGGaattcaactttctttGCTGGCT GTTATGCCTTACTAAACTAGGTATATTCACGAAAGATGATTATGAGTACCTTGTACTAGGTCTTTTCTGGAG GTATATCGAGGTCATGAGATACCTTCAGTCAACATATTGGCTCGAACCTGCTGGATCTCACGGTGTGTGGGGTTTGGATGATTACCATTTCTTGCCTTTCTTATGGGGTGCGGGGCAACTAAAAG ATCATAAACACCTTCGACCAAAAGCGATTCACGATCCAGAAATACTCGACGCATTTGGCAAAGATTACATGTATTTATCTTGTATATCGTTTATCAATTCTATCAAGACAGCCTCGTTACGATGGCATTCCCCCATGTTGGATGACATTTCAGCTGTGAAAACTTGGGCAAAAGTCAATGAAGgtatgaagaagatgtataTAGCAGAAGTATTGGGCAAATTACCCGTAATGCAACATGCCCTGTTCGGATCTATATTACCTTTCCCAacacctgaagaagatccCATATTAAAAGCAGCTTTAGAGGAGGAAGGAACAGGTGAAGTCGGTCAAGTGGATGAGCATGGCCATATACATGTTAAAGGGGAACCTGGTTGGACTATGGATTGCTGTGGTATTCCCG TGCCATCCGCCTTCGCTGCTGCTCAAGACGGCGCTTCACCTCCTATCGGATCAGTCGCATTTACAGCTCGTTCGGGCATCAAGCCAATCCCATTTGACTAG